The following coding sequences are from one Hymenobacter sp. DG25A window:
- the uvrA gene encoding excinuclease ABC subunit UvrA, translating to MADNSALQMAAPAADPIDQLDPREFILIKNARVHNLKNLSVALPRNKFIVVTGLSGSGKSSLAFDTLYAEGQRMYVESLSSYARQFLGRMDKPDVDYIRGISPAIAIEQKVSIKNNRSTVGTSTEIYDYLKLLFARVGRTFSPISGEQVRKDNVADVVDYLFRLPGGTRIMVLAPLMPSEAGRPMSKELDLLLQKGYSRVVVNGETSFIEELIAEGQPEVKGDVFIMIDRAVIQPGDEDLMFRLSDSVQTAFFEGHGTCIIKLDEETRTFSDRFELDGEVFEEPSVNFFSFNNPYGACQTCEGFGSVLGIDEDLVIPDKSLTVYEGAIAPWRTDKQSEWLKPLLKNGIRFDFPIHRPYNELSEAERLLLWKGNKYFDGLDDYFKWVSTQTHKIQYRVLQSRYRGRTTCPDCRGTRLRKDAQYVKISGQSITDLVLLPVSKALEFFQNMNLDEHDAKVAERLVTEVTNRLEYLNRVGLGYLTLNRLSSTLSGGESQRISLATSLGSALVGSMYILDEPSIGLHPKDAEQLIGVLRSLQKLGNTVIVVEHEEKIMEEADQIIDIGPEAGSGGGHLMFQGTYEEILKDTATYTGQYLSGKMEVAVPKTRRPWRNALELTGARENNLKNVSVKFPLNVMTVVTGVSGSGKSTLIRRILAPALMKQLGGGAGEATGKFDRLMGVSGQVTHVEFVDQNPIGKSSRSNPVTYVKAYDAIRSLFADQQLAKARGFKPSHFSFNIDGGRCEVCQGEGQVKIEMQFMADIYLTCEACEGRKFKQDVLDVKYQDKSINEVLEMTIEDSIEFFKNQLKIVERLRPLDDVGLGYIRLGQSANTLSGGEAQRVKLASFLTKGATLQQDKILFIFDEPSTGLHFHDINKLMTALNALVEQGNSVLIIEHNMDIIKCADWIIDLGPEGGINGGHLLFEGTPEEMAKIKDSNHTARFLAEKL from the coding sequence ATGGCCGACAATTCCGCTCTGCAAATGGCCGCTCCGGCAGCCGACCCCATTGACCAGCTCGACCCACGCGAGTTTATCCTGATAAAAAATGCCCGGGTTCATAATCTCAAGAACCTGAGCGTAGCGCTGCCGCGCAATAAATTCATTGTCGTTACGGGCCTCTCGGGCTCGGGCAAGTCGAGCCTGGCCTTCGATACGCTCTACGCCGAGGGCCAGCGCATGTACGTGGAAAGCCTCTCATCCTACGCCCGCCAGTTCCTGGGCCGCATGGATAAGCCCGATGTAGACTATATCCGGGGTATTTCGCCGGCCATTGCCATCGAGCAGAAGGTCAGCATCAAGAACAACCGCTCCACGGTAGGCACCAGCACCGAGATTTACGACTACCTCAAGCTACTCTTCGCCCGCGTAGGCCGCACGTTCTCGCCCATCAGCGGGGAGCAGGTGCGCAAGGATAACGTGGCCGATGTGGTGGATTACCTGTTCCGCCTGCCCGGCGGCACCCGTATTATGGTGCTGGCGCCTCTGATGCCCTCGGAAGCCGGCCGGCCCATGAGCAAGGAACTGGATTTGCTGCTGCAGAAAGGCTACAGCCGCGTAGTCGTAAACGGCGAAACATCCTTCATTGAAGAGCTGATTGCCGAGGGCCAGCCCGAGGTGAAGGGCGACGTGTTCATCATGATTGACCGCGCCGTGATTCAGCCCGGCGACGAAGACCTGATGTTCCGCCTCTCCGACTCCGTGCAAACCGCTTTCTTCGAGGGCCACGGCACCTGCATCATCAAGCTCGATGAGGAAACCCGCACCTTCTCCGACCGGTTTGAGCTGGACGGTGAGGTGTTTGAGGAGCCCAGCGTCAACTTCTTTTCCTTCAACAACCCCTACGGTGCCTGCCAGACCTGCGAAGGCTTTGGCTCGGTGCTGGGCATTGATGAAGACCTGGTAATTCCCGACAAAAGTCTCACAGTGTACGAAGGCGCCATTGCCCCCTGGCGCACCGACAAGCAGAGCGAGTGGCTGAAGCCCCTGCTCAAAAATGGCATCCGCTTCGATTTCCCCATTCACCGGCCCTATAATGAGCTGAGTGAGGCCGAGCGCCTGCTGCTCTGGAAAGGCAACAAGTACTTCGACGGCCTCGACGACTATTTCAAATGGGTGTCTACCCAAACGCATAAAATCCAGTACCGCGTGCTGCAAAGCCGCTACCGCGGCCGCACCACCTGCCCCGACTGCCGCGGCACCCGCCTGCGCAAAGACGCCCAGTACGTGAAAATCAGCGGCCAGAGCATCACCGACCTGGTGCTGCTGCCGGTAAGCAAGGCCCTGGAGTTCTTCCAGAACATGAATCTGGACGAGCACGACGCCAAAGTGGCCGAGCGCCTGGTAACGGAAGTAACCAACCGCCTGGAGTACCTCAACCGCGTGGGCCTGGGCTACCTCACCCTGAACCGCCTGAGCAGCACACTTTCCGGCGGCGAAAGCCAGCGTATTTCGCTGGCAACCTCGCTTGGCTCGGCGCTAGTGGGCTCCATGTACATTCTCGATGAGCCCAGCATCGGCCTGCACCCAAAGGATGCTGAGCAGCTGATTGGCGTGCTGCGCTCCTTGCAAAAGCTGGGCAACACGGTTATTGTGGTGGAGCACGAGGAGAAAATCATGGAAGAGGCCGACCAGATCATCGACATCGGCCCCGAAGCCGGCAGCGGTGGCGGCCACCTCATGTTCCAGGGCACTTACGAGGAGATTCTGAAGGACACCGCCACCTACACCGGCCAGTACCTGAGCGGGAAAATGGAAGTGGCCGTGCCCAAAACGCGCCGCCCCTGGCGCAACGCCCTGGAGCTGACGGGCGCCCGCGAAAACAACCTCAAGAACGTATCCGTCAAGTTTCCGCTGAATGTTATGACGGTGGTAACGGGCGTATCCGGCTCGGGCAAGTCAACGCTCATTCGCCGCATTCTGGCGCCCGCGCTCATGAAGCAGCTGGGCGGCGGAGCCGGCGAGGCTACCGGCAAGTTCGATCGCCTCATGGGCGTGAGCGGGCAGGTAACGCACGTGGAATTCGTGGACCAGAACCCCATCGGTAAGAGCAGCCGCTCCAACCCAGTGACCTACGTGAAGGCCTACGATGCCATTCGCAGCCTGTTTGCCGATCAGCAATTGGCCAAGGCTCGCGGCTTCAAACCGTCACACTTCTCCTTCAATATTGATGGCGGCCGTTGCGAGGTGTGCCAGGGCGAAGGCCAGGTGAAGATTGAAATGCAGTTCATGGCCGATATCTACCTGACCTGCGAAGCCTGCGAAGGCCGCAAGTTCAAGCAGGATGTGCTGGACGTGAAATACCAGGACAAGAGCATTAATGAGGTGCTCGAAATGACCATTGAGGACAGCATTGAGTTCTTCAAAAACCAGCTGAAAATTGTGGAGCGTCTCCGGCCGCTCGATGATGTAGGGCTGGGCTATATCCGCCTGGGGCAGTCGGCCAACACGCTTTCCGGCGGCGAGGCCCAGCGCGTGAAGCTGGCCTCCTTCCTGACCAAGGGCGCCACGCTGCAGCAGGATAAGATTCTGTTCATTTTTGATGAGCCCAGCACCGGCCTGCACTTCCACGACATCAATAAGCTGATGACGGCCCTAAATGCGCTGGTAGAGCAAGGCAACTCGGTACTCATCATCGAGCACAACATGGACATCATCAAGTGCGCCGACTGGATTATCGACCTCGGCCCCGAAGGCGGCATCAACGGCGGCCACCTGCTGTTCGAAGGCACGCCCGAGGAGATGGCCAAAATCAAGGACAGCAACCACACGGCGCGCTTTCTGGCGGAGAAGCTGTAG
- a CDS encoding dihydrofolate reductase family protein: MRKLISFMHISLDGFVSGPNGEMNWITVNEEIFAHIDKRISKTDTAAYGRATYQMMESYWPKQGNEPDASQHDIDHSTWYNHVHKVVVSNSMQGADLPNTTIINSNLAESLQEIKQQGDTDILLFGSPTATHSLMQQNLIDGYWLFVNPIILGQGIPLFTNVQDKIKLKLLTTQQFTCGVTELSYVVDK, from the coding sequence ATGAGAAAACTAATTTCATTTATGCACATCTCCCTGGACGGTTTTGTATCAGGGCCGAACGGAGAAATGAATTGGATTACCGTGAATGAAGAAATCTTCGCTCATATCGATAAGCGGATAAGCAAAACCGACACGGCAGCCTATGGCCGGGCAACCTATCAGATGATGGAGAGTTACTGGCCAAAGCAGGGAAACGAGCCCGATGCTAGCCAGCACGACATTGACCACTCAACGTGGTATAACCACGTGCACAAAGTGGTTGTATCCAACTCCATGCAAGGCGCGGATTTACCGAACACCACCATTATTAATAGTAACCTCGCGGAGAGCCTACAGGAAATAAAACAGCAGGGGGATACAGACATCCTGCTGTTTGGCAGCCCAACGGCCACCCACTCCCTGATGCAACAGAATTTAATTGACGGCTACTGGCTGTTTGTGAATCCTATAATTCTGGGCCAGGGCATTCCCTTGTTTACCAACGTCCAGGACAAAATAAAACTTAAGCTATTGACCACCCAACAATTCACTTGCGGAGTAACAGAACTGAGTTATGTAGTGGACAAATAA
- a CDS encoding SGNH/GDSL hydrolase family protein produces MRPSILRSLSAGFAFLLLSSLTGFAQTSQVPAINPAQWAEELRAFARQDSLTPPPRKPILFYGSSSIRKWETLPQDFPGRPVLNRGFGGSRFPDAIYFFEKLVVPYQPRQVLLYEGDNDINAGATTQEVYASFLAFEKLMRQNKKLRRVPVVFLSIKPSPSRWALYPRMQEANALIRQYIEQHPKRLTFVDVSTPMLGPNGKPRPELYISDSLHMTRAGYEIWTRVVAPYLKK; encoded by the coding sequence ATGCGTCCATCTATTCTTCGTTCCCTGAGTGCAGGGTTTGCTTTTCTCCTGTTAAGCAGCCTCACGGGTTTTGCTCAGACTTCGCAGGTGCCGGCTATCAATCCGGCCCAATGGGCGGAGGAGCTGCGCGCCTTTGCCCGGCAGGACAGCCTCACGCCGCCTCCTCGCAAGCCTATTCTGTTCTATGGCAGCTCGTCTATCAGGAAGTGGGAAACGCTGCCGCAGGACTTCCCCGGCCGGCCCGTGCTCAACCGCGGCTTCGGAGGCTCCCGCTTTCCCGATGCTATTTACTTTTTCGAGAAGCTGGTGGTACCCTACCAGCCGCGACAGGTACTGCTTTATGAGGGCGACAACGATATTAACGCCGGGGCTACGACGCAGGAAGTGTATGCATCGTTTCTGGCGTTTGAGAAGCTGATGCGCCAGAACAAAAAGCTGCGCCGCGTGCCCGTCGTGTTCCTGTCCATCAAACCCAGCCCCTCGCGCTGGGCGCTTTATCCCAGGATGCAGGAGGCCAACGCCCTCATCCGCCAGTACATTGAGCAACATCCCAAACGGCTTACATTCGTGGATGTAAGCACGCCTATGCTGGGCCCAAACGGCAAGCCCCGCCCGGAGCTTTATATATCAGACAGCCTGCACATGACCCGCGCCGGGTATGAGATTTGGACGCGCGTGGTAGCGCCATATTTGAAGAAGTAG